TCGAACACCAGCGATCCGTCGACCACGGCATCCGGCCCGATGATGATGCGCGGCGGTCGGCGCTTGCCGAAGCTGATCGGCATCCAGCTGCTGGTCGGCTTTTCGACCTTGATGCCGCCGCGCACATGCGAACCGACGCCGACGGTGATGTCGCCGTTCACGGTTTCGATGTCCTTGCCCAGATCGGTATCGACCAGGCCGATCGAACCATTGACGGTGCTGATGCCGCCCGTGACGCGGCCGCCGCGATCCACGAATATTTCGCCGTTGACCGTTTCGATGTGGCCGTCGACCTGAATGCCATGCTCCGCCCGGATGCCGCCGTTGACGGTGCCCAGGTCGCGGGTTTGCGCGCGCTCGGCGACTTTAATGCTGCCGTTGACCGTCTGCGCGCTCTCGACGCGGGCGCCGGCTTCGATGCGGATGCTGCCGTTGACCGTTTCCAGGTCGCCGTAGGCCTGGCCGGCATTGGCGGTGATGCTGCCGTTCACCTTGTTGACGTCCTCCTGGGCGGCGGCCGGACCGGCGCCGGCGATGCCCAGGGCGGCGGCGAGCGCGAAAGCGAGAGGAAGGCGCGGCATGGGGTCTCCTGAAAGGCCGGCGAACCGGCATCTGATGCGTCGGCCGGAAGCTTAGGCCGCTTCGTTACAATCCTCGACTGTCGTTAGTCACTGGGACTGTCGTCTTGCCGCAGCCGACGTTTAAACCAAATGCCGCCCCGCCCAAACCGGTGGTCCTGCTGATCCTGGACGGCTGGGGCCACCGCGACGATCCGGCCGACAATGCCCTGGCCCAGGCCGAGCTGCCGAACTGGCGGCGGTTGTGGTCTGGTTCGCCGCACACGCTGATCCATACCGAAGGCCGCCACGTCGGCCTGCCGGACGGGCAGATGGGCAACTCCGAGGTCGGGCACATGAACCTCGGCGCCGGCCGCATCGTCTACCAGGACCTGACTCGCGTCGACGCGGCGATCGAAGATGGCAGTTTTTTCGCCAATGCCGAACTGCGCGCGGCATGTGCCGACGCCAAATCTTCCGGCGGCACGCTGCACGTGATGGGCCTGCTCTCGCCCGGTGGCGTGCATAGCCATGAGACGCACATCTTCGCCATGCTCGACCTGGCCAAGCGCGAAGGCGTCCCGCGCGTGGCCGTGCATGCCTTTCTCGACGGCCGCGACACGCCGCCGCGCTCGGCCGAAGCCAGCCTGCGCGCGCTGCAGGCGCAATGCGAAAGGCTCGGCAACGCGCGCATCGCCACCGTCAGCGGCCGTTATTACGCGATGGATCGCGACAAGCGCTGGGACCGGCTGCGCAAGGCCTGGGATGCGATCGTCGAAGCGCAGGCCGAGCACCGCGCCGCCGGCGCGCTGTCCGCATTGCAGGCGGCGTATGCGCGCGGCGAAAACGACGAATTCGTATTGCCCACCGTGATCGAAGGCGCGCAGCCGATGCGCGACGGAGACGCGGTGGTGTTCATGAATTTCCGCGCCGACCGCGCGCGCCAGCTGGCTGCCGCCTTCGTCGATCCGGGTTTCTCGGGATTCGAAACGCGCCGCCCCAAGCTGTCGCGCTTCGTCTGCCTGACCGAGTACGACGCCAGGCTGCCGGCGCCGGTGGCGTTCGCGCCGGACGACCTGGCGCATACCTTGGGCGAAATCGTGTCCGCGCAGGGCCTGAAGCAATTGCGCATCGCCGAGACCGAGAAGTACGCGCACGTCACTTTCTTCTTCAGCGGCGGCCGCGAGGACATGTATCCGGGCGAGGAACGCATCCTCGTCCCCAGCCCGAAGGTCGCCACTTACGACCTGCAGCCGGAAATGAGCTGTCCGGAACTGACCGCGAAACTGGTCGAGGCGATCGCTTCGGGCAGGTTCGACGTGATCGTCTGCAACATCGCCAATCCGGACATGGTCGGCCACAGCGGCGACCTGCAGGCGGCGATCGAGGCGGCGCAGGCGGTGGATGTCGCGCTCGGCGCGATCGACAACGCGGTGCGCGCCGCGCACGGCGCGCTGCTGATCACCGCCGACCACGGCAACCTGGAGATGATGCGCGATCCGGTCACCGGTCAGCCGCACACCGCGCACACGGTCGGCCCGGTGCCGTTCGTTTACGTCGGCGACCGCGATGCGTCGCTGCGCGACGGCGGCGCCTTGCGCGACGTGGCCCCGACCGTGCTCGACCTGCTCGGCCTGCCGGCGCCCGCCGAAATGACCGGGCGCAGCCTGTTCGCCGGATGATGCCCGCGCGCGCGCGCCTGCTGCTGCTCGCCGCGCTGCTGGCGGCCGGCGCGGCGCCGGCCCAGAGCAGCCGCGAGACCGAGCGCAAGCTCGAGCGCGCGCGCAGCGAGCTCAAGAGCATCGCCTCGGAACGGCGCAAGCTGGAAGGGCAGCGCGGCGCCGCCTCGCGCGAGCTGCGCCAGGCCGACGAACAGGTCGGCCAGTCCAGCCGCACGCTGCGCGAAACCGAATCCGCGCTGGCGCGGCAGGCCGCCGCGTTGGCGGAACTGCAGCAGCGCCGCGACGTGCTGCACGGCAGCCTCAATGCGCAGCGCGAGGAGCTCACGCGCCTGCTGCGCGCGGCCTACAAGCTCGGCGGCGATGCGCCGCTGAAGGTGCTGCTGGCGCAGGACCGCGTCGCCGATGCCAGCCGCGATCTGGCGTACCACCGTTATCTGCAACGCGACCGCGCGCAACGCGTCGCTGCGCTGACCGCGGACCTGCGCGAGCTGGACGACCTGGAACGCGACATCGTGCAGAAGCGCGAACAGCTCGACGACACCCGCGAGAACAAGCGCAAGGAACTGGCGGCCCTGGAAAAACAGCGCCGCGAGCGCGCCGCGTTGATCGCCCAGCTCGACCAGCGCTACAAGGACCGCAACGCCAAGGAAAAAGCGCTCGGCCGCGACGTGAAGGCGCTGGAACGCCTGCTGGCGCAATTGCGCGCCGCGGCCGCGCGCGCGGCCAAGGAGCGCGAGGCCGCGGCGGAACGTGCGGCCAGCCGCAGCCCGTCGTCGTCCGGCGCGAAACGGGCGCCGGTGCGCGTCGCGGCGACGGCGCCGATCAATGTGGGCGGCCTGGGCTGGCCCGCCTCCGGCGCGCTGTTGGCCGGTTACGGCGGCACCATGCCCGACGGCCGCAGAAGCGAAGGCGTGCTGATCGGCGCATCGGCCGGCAGCCCCGTGCGCGCCGTCGCCGACGGCACGGTCGTGTACGCGGAATGGATGACCGGCTACGGCCTGCTGCTGATCGTCGACCACGGCAATGGCTACATGAGCCTGTACGCGCACAACGACGCGCTGCTCAAGGACGCCGGCGACGCGGTCAAGCGCGGCGACGCGCTCGGCAGCGTAGGCAATTCCGGTGGCCAGGGCCGTCCGTCGCTGTATTTCGAGCTGCGCCGCAACGGCCAGCCGGTCAACCCCGACGTCTGGCTGCAGAAACGCTGAACCCACAGGGCAGGACGCATAATCGGCCCGAACCCGCGTCCCCGGGCGCGGTCCAAATCCCGAACCGCCGCCGAATCTGGAGTTGCCGCATGCGTTTTCGTCCTATGCCCGCCGCCGCGCTCGGCCTGCTGCTATGGCCCGCCTTCGCCTTGCACGCGCAGGAGCAGGCCCAGCAGGACGAAGCCGAGCAGCAAACGCTGGAGATCGCCGCCAGCGACGACCCCGATGCCGTGGAAACCGCCACGTCGAAAGTGCCGCTCGACGAGATCCGCCGTTACGTGGCGGTCTACAACGCGGTCAAGCAGGCCTATGTGGATCCGGTCGACGACAGCAAGCTGATGCATTCGGCGGTGCGCGGCCTGCTCAACGACCTGGATCCGCACAGCGTCTATTTCGACAAGGACGACGCCAAGGAATTCGACGAGGCCACCACCGGCGCCTACGACGGCATCGGCGTCGAGCTGCAGCAGCTGCCCGACAACACCTACCGCGTGGTGTCGCCGATCGACGACACTCCCGCCGCGCGCGCGGGACTCAAGTCCGGCGACCTGATCGTCGCCATCGACGGCAAGCCGATCGACGGCGACGGCGGCTCCACGCCGTTGCGCGGCAAGCCGGGCACGTCGGTGAAGCTGAAGATCGTGCGCGCCGGCGTCGCCAAGCCTTTCGACGTGACCGTGACGCGCGAGAAGATCCGCGTCGCCAGCGTGCGTTCGCGCATGCTCGAGCCCGGCTACGGCTATATCCGCGTCAGCACGTTCCAGGCCGACACCGCCGCCGATTTCGTGCGCCAGCTCGACAAGCTCAACCTCGACGCGGGCGGCAAGCTGCGCGGGCTGGTGCTCGACCTGCGCAGCAACCCGGGCGGCTTGCTGACCGCGGCGGTGCAGATCGCCGACGAACTGCTCGACAGCGGCAAGATCGTCAGCACCCGCGGCCGCATCGCGATCAGCGACGCCGAATTTTCCGCTACGCCGGGCGATCGTTTGAAAGGCGCGCCTGCGGTCGTGCTGGTCGACGCAGGCTCGGCCAGCGCCTCGGAAGTGCTGGCCGGCGCGCTGCGCGACAACCACCGCGCGCGCGTGGTCGGCAGCCGCACCTTCGGCAAGGGCTCGGTGCAGACCGTGCTGCCGCTGGACAACGGCGATTCGGTCAAGCTCACCACCGCGCGTTACTACACGCCCAGCGGCAAATCGATCCAGGGCGTGGGCATCGCGCCGGAAGTGGTGCTGAAGCCGGAGAAGAAGCCCGGCGACAAGGCGGATGCGGACCTCAGCTATACCGAAGCCACTTTGCCCGGCCACCTGCGCGGCGACGACGAAGGCAAGGAAGGCTTCTCCGCCGGCGACGTGCTCGACGGCGATGCGCCGATCGCGTCGGCGCTGGCGGAGCTCAAGAAACCGGTCGCCAGCGCCACCTCGAAGCCGGCCGGGAAAGGTTGATCGTAGGCTGGGTTGGCTTCACCAACCCAGCTTGACGAGTCATCGGCACGGCAGAGCTGGGTTGGTGAGGGTAACCCAACCTATTTCGCTAGCCTTCAGGCCGAAAAATCGAGGCAGGGGCTTGACAATTGGGGATATATCACCATAATCGGGTGACATAACCTCACCAGGTGAGTCCTATGGGCCTCAGCGCCAGGCAACTTCCCGACACCTTGCCCGACTTGGGCGACGAAGCCGTGCGCCACGACCTGGCCCGCGTGGTCGCCGCCCTGCTCGAGAAGTGGGCTCTGCCCACCGAGGCCCAGCTCGCCCTGCTGGGCATGAGCCCGGAAAGCCGCAAGGTGCTGCCGCAGTTCCGCCGCGGCGAGCGCGCGCTGCCCAACACGCGCGACACGCTCGACCGCGCCGGCTATCTGCTCGGCATCCACAAGGCCCTGCGTCTGCTGTTCCCGGAAGACGAAGCCTTGCGCTACGGCTGGGTGCGCCGCCGCAATCGCATGTTGGACGGCAAGGAACCGTTGCAGGTGATGCTGGACGAAGGCCTGGTCGGCCTGGCCCGCATCGCCCGCTTCGCCGATTTCCAGCGCGGTCAATAAGCGGTGTCGTTGTACGACACGCTGACCGATTTCGACGGCAGCGTCTATCGCAACATCGTCTCGCTGCGCAGCACCGAGCATCTGTTCGACGATCTGGTTCCGGACGCGGCCGGACAGAACGCCGCCATCGCCGCGGACATGCGGATGAAACCCGGCACGCCGGGCGTGATCGACCGCGGCTTCGAATATTCGCAGGCCATCGCTTACCCGTTCGCGAGCGACAAGACCGTCGCGAGCCGCTATGGCGACGGCAGTTTGCGCGTCTGGTACGGCGCGTTGGAGGAAGACACTTCGATCGCGGAAACTTGCTGGCATTCGCTGCAGCAGCTGCGCGCCATCGAAGGCATCGACCGCC
Above is a genomic segment from Luteimonas galliterrae containing:
- a CDS encoding RES family NAD+ phosphorylase, whose amino-acid sequence is MSLYDTLTDFDGSVYRNIVSLRSTEHLFDDLVPDAAGQNAAIAADMRMKPGTPGVIDRGFEYSQAIAYPFASDKTVASRYGDGSLRVWYGALEEDTSIAETCWHSLQQLRAIEGIDRPVVRYRAMYRVRARGLFLELRGKQHEHPELLDEDYAATQGIAKHAAGQGLQGLLYPAARWPDGSCLAAFRAEPLSDPQLIYYLTYRIDAVADTVTIERKPGVVDRVLRAAQMRRNR
- a CDS encoding murein hydrolase activator EnvC family protein — its product is MMPARARLLLLAALLAAGAAPAQSSRETERKLERARSELKSIASERRKLEGQRGAASRELRQADEQVGQSSRTLRETESALARQAAALAELQQRRDVLHGSLNAQREELTRLLRAAYKLGGDAPLKVLLAQDRVADASRDLAYHRYLQRDRAQRVAALTADLRELDDLERDIVQKREQLDDTRENKRKELAALEKQRRERAALIAQLDQRYKDRNAKEKALGRDVKALERLLAQLRAAAARAAKEREAAAERAASRSPSSSGAKRAPVRVAATAPINVGGLGWPASGALLAGYGGTMPDGRRSEGVLIGASAGSPVRAVADGTVVYAEWMTGYGLLLIVDHGNGYMSLYAHNDALLKDAGDAVKRGDALGSVGNSGGQGRPSLYFELRRNGQPVNPDVWLQKR
- the gpmI gene encoding 2,3-bisphosphoglycerate-independent phosphoglycerate mutase, whose translation is MVLLILDGWGHRDDPADNALAQAELPNWRRLWSGSPHTLIHTEGRHVGLPDGQMGNSEVGHMNLGAGRIVYQDLTRVDAAIEDGSFFANAELRAACADAKSSGGTLHVMGLLSPGGVHSHETHIFAMLDLAKREGVPRVAVHAFLDGRDTPPRSAEASLRALQAQCERLGNARIATVSGRYYAMDRDKRWDRLRKAWDAIVEAQAEHRAAGALSALQAAYARGENDEFVLPTVIEGAQPMRDGDAVVFMNFRADRARQLAAAFVDPGFSGFETRRPKLSRFVCLTEYDARLPAPVAFAPDDLAHTLGEIVSAQGLKQLRIAETEKYAHVTFFFSGGREDMYPGEERILVPSPKVATYDLQPEMSCPELTAKLVEAIASGRFDVIVCNIANPDMVGHSGDLQAAIEAAQAVDVALGAIDNAVRAAHGALLITADHGNLEMMRDPVTGQPHTAHTVGPVPFVYVGDRDASLRDGGALRDVAPTVLDLLGLPAPAEMTGRSLFAG
- a CDS encoding antitoxin Xre/MbcA/ParS toxin-binding domain-containing protein; this encodes MGLSARQLPDTLPDLGDEAVRHDLARVVAALLEKWALPTEAQLALLGMSPESRKVLPQFRRGERALPNTRDTLDRAGYLLGIHKALRLLFPEDEALRYGWVRRRNRMLDGKEPLQVMLDEGLVGLARIARFADFQRGQ